In Raphanus sativus cultivar WK10039 chromosome 5, ASM80110v3, whole genome shotgun sequence, the following proteins share a genomic window:
- the LOC108861782 gene encoding cellulose synthase A catalytic subunit 6 [UDP-forming]: protein MNTGGRLVAGSHNRNEFVLINADESARIRSVQELSGQTCQICGDEIELTVDGEPFVACNECAFPVCRPCYEYERREGNQACPQCKTRYKRIKGSPRVANDEEEDGIDDLDNEFEYENGGIGFDQVSEGMSVSRRHHYSDLDSAPPGSQIPLLTYGDEDVEISSDRHALIVPPSIGGHSNKSHQASLSDPTIAAHPRPMVPQKDLAVYGYGSVAWKDRMEDWKRKQNEKLQVVKHEGDPDFEDGDDIPMMDEGRQPLSRKIPIKSSKINPYRMLIVLRLVILGLFFHYRILHPVKDAYALWLISVICEIWFAVSWVLDQFPKWYPIERETYLDRLSLRYEKEGKPSELSAVDVFVSTVDPLKEPPLITANTVLSILAVDYPVDRVACYVSDDGAAMLTFEALSETAEFARKWVPFCKKYSIEPRAPEWYFCHKMDYLKNKVHPAFVRERRAMKRDYEEFKVKINALVATAQKVPEDGWTMQDGTPWPGNSVRDHPGMIQVFLGSDGVRDVENNELPRLVYVSREKRPGFDHHKKAGAMNSLIRVSGVLSNAPYLLNVDCDHYINNSKALREAMCFMMDPQSGKKICYVQFPQRFDGIDRHDRYSNRNVVFFDINMKGLDGLQGPIYVGTGCVFRRQALYGFDAPKKKKAPRKTCNCWPKWCFMCCGSRKNRQAKKVAADKKKKNREASKQIHALENIEEGSVTKGSNVEQSTEAMQLKLEKKFGQSPVFVASARMQNGGMARNASPACLLKEAIQVISCGYEDKTEWGKEIGWIYGSVTEDILTGFKMHSHGWRSVYCTPKLPAFKGSAPINLSDRLHQVLRWALGSVEIFLSRHCPIWYGYGGGLKWLERLSYINSVVYPWTSLPLIVYCSLPAICLLTGKFIVPEISNYASILFMALFSSIAITGILEMQWGKVGIDDWWRNEQFWVIGGVSAHLFALFQGLLKVLAGVDTNFTVTSKAADDGEFSDLYLFKWTSLLIPPTTLLIINMIGIVVGISDAISNGYDSWGPLFGRLFFALWVVIHLYPFLKGLLGKQDRMPTIIIVWSILIASILTLLWVRVNPFVAKGGPVLEICGLDCL from the exons ATGAATACCGGTGGTCGGCTAGTCGCCGGTTCACACAACAGAAACGAGTTCGTTCTGATTAATGCCGATGAGAGTGCCAGA ATAAGATCAGTGCAGGAGCTGAGTGGGCAGACATGTCAAATCTGCGGAGACGAGATCGAACTGACTGTGGATGGAGAACCTTTCGTGGCTTGTAACGAGTGCGCGTTCCCTGTTTGTAGACCTTGCTATGAGTACGAGAGACGAGAAGGCAATCAAGCTTGTCCTCAATGCAAAACCCGTTACAAACGGATTAAAG GAAGTCCGAGGGTTGCAAatgatgaagaggaagatggTATTGATGATCTAGACAACGAGTTTGAGTACGAGAATGGTGGGATTGGTTTTGATCAGGTCTCTGAAGGTATGTCTGTCTCTCGTCGCCACCACTACTCTGATTTGGATTCTGCTCCACCTGGCTCTCAGATTCCATTGCTTACTTATGGCGATGAG GACGTTGAGATTTCTTCTGACAGACATGCTCTTATTGTTCCTCCTTCAATTGGTGGTCACAGCAATAAAAGTCACCAAGCTTCTCTCTCTGACCCAACCATTGCTG CACATCCAAGACCTATGGTACCTCAGAAAGATCTTGCGGTTTACGGTTATGGAAGTGTGGCTTGGAAAGATAGGATGGAGGACTGGAAAAGGAAGCAGAATGAGAAACTTCAGGTGGTTAAACATGAAGGAGATCCTGATTTTGAAGATGGTGATGATATCCCAAT GATGGATGAGGGAAGGCAGCCACTGTCTAGGAAGATACCAATCAAATCAAGCAAGATAAATCCATACAGGATGTTGATTGTTCTACGTCTTGTGATTCTTGGTCTCTTCTTTCACTACCGTATTCTTCACCCTGTCAAAGATGCTTACGCGCTCTGGCTCATATCAGTCATTTGTGAGATATGGTTTGCTGTTTCATGGGTTCTTGATCAGTTCCCTAAGTGGTACCCTATCGAGCGAGAAACATACCTGGACAGACTCTCATTAAG ATATGAGAAAGAAGGCAAACCATCAGAACTATCAGCGGTGGATGTATTTGTCAGTACAGTGGATCCGTTGAAAGAGCCTCCGCTTATTACAGCAAACACTGTCTTGTCTATTCTTGCGGTTGACTATCCAGTTGATAGGGTTGCTTGTTACGTATCTGATGATGGTGCTGCTATGCTTACTTTTGAAGCTCTTTCCGAGACTGCTGAATTCGCAAGGAAATGGGTTCCTTTCTGTAAGAAATATAGCATCGAGCCACGTGCTCCTGAATGGTACTTCTGCCATAAGATGGACTACTTGAAGAATAAAGTCCATCCTGCTTTTGTCAGAGAACGGCGAGCCATGAAG AGAGATTATGAAGAATTTAAAGTGAAGATCAATGCTTTAGTAGCAACGGCACAGAAAGTGCCTGAGGATGGTTGGACTATGCAAGACGGTACACCTTGGCCTGGCAATAGTGTAAGAGATCATCCCGGCATGATTCAG GTTTTCCTTGGAAGTGATGGTGTACGTGATGTGGAAAACAACGAGTTGCCTCGGTTGGTTTACGTCTCTCGTGAGAAGAGACCTGGATTTGATCACCATAAGAAGGCTGGAGCTATGAATTCTCTG ATACGTGTCTCGGGGGTTCTGTCAAATGCACCGTATCTTCTGAACGTCGACTGTGATCACTACATCAACAACAGCAAAGCTCTTAGAGAAGCAATGTGTTTCATGATGGATCCTCAGTCCGGAAAGAAAATCTGTTACGTTCAGTTCCCTCAAAGATTCGATGGGATTGATAGACACGATCGATACTCAAATCGCAATGTTGTCTTCTTCGAT ATCAATATGAAGGGTTTGGATGGGTTACAAGGGCCTATATACGTTGGGACAGGTTGTGTATTCAGGAGGCAAGCACTTTACGGATTTGATGcaccgaagaagaagaaggctccGCGTAAGACATGCAACTGCTGGCCAAAATGGTGTTTCATGTGCTGTGGTTCAAGGAAGAACCGTCAAGCAAAGAAGGTGGCTGcggataagaagaagaagaatagggAAGCGTCTAAACAGATCCACGCTCTAGAGAATATTGAAGAGGGTAGCGTCACTAAAG gATCTAATGTAGAACAATCAACGGAGGCAATGCAGTTGAAGTTGGAGAAGAAGTTTGGTCAGTCTCCTGTGTTTGTTGCGTCTGCTCGTATGCAAAACGGTGGGATGGCTAGAAACGCAAGCCCTGCTTGTCTGCTTAAAGAAGCTATCCAAGTCATTAGTTGTGGATATGAGGATAAAACCGAATGGGGAAAAGAG ATTGGGTGGATCTACGGTTCTGTTACTGAAGATATTCTCACGGGTTTCAAGATGCATTCTCATGGTTGGAGGTCTGTTTACTGCACACCCAAGTTACCTGCTTTCAAAGGATCAGCTCCAATCAATCTTTCAGACCGTCTTCATCAAGTTCTTAGATGGGCTCTTGGTTCCGTTGAGATTTTCTTGAGTAGGCATTGTCCTATTTGGTATGGTTATGGAGGTGGTTTGAAGTGGCTTGAGAGGTTGTCATACATCAACTCTGTGGTTTACCCTTGGACCTCTCTCCCTCTCATCGTTTACTGTTCTCTCCCTGCCATCTGTCTTCTCACTGGAAAATTCATTGTTCCTGAG ATCAGCAACTATGCAAGTATCCTCTTCATGGCCCTCTTCTCGTCCATTGCTATAACGGGTATCCTGGAGATGCAATGGGGCAAAGTTGGGATCGATGATTGGTGGAGAAATGAACAGTTTTGGGTCATAGGAGGTGTCTCTGCGCATCTCTTTGCTCTCTTCCAAGGTCTTCTCAAGGTTCTTGCTGGTGTGGACACTAACTTCACGGTCACGTCAAAAGCAGCTGATGACGGAGAGTTCTCAGACCTTTACCTCTTCAAATGGACTTCACTTCTCATCCCTCCGACGACTCTCCTCATCATAAACATGATTGGAATCGTGGTCGGAATC